The Streptococcaceae bacterium ESL0729 genome has a segment encoding these proteins:
- a CDS encoding adenine phosphoribosyltransferase translates to MNLKDYIASIPNYPQEGITFRDISPLMADGNAYSYAVREIVQYATDKKIDMIVGPEARGFIVGCPVAVELGIGFAPVRKPGKLPREVISADYEKEYGVDTLTMHKDAIKPGQRVLIVDDLLATGGTVKATIEMIESLGGIVAGCAFLIELDDLKGRDAIGDYDYKVLMHY, encoded by the coding sequence ATGAATCTTAAAGATTATATAGCAAGTATCCCAAATTACCCTCAAGAAGGTATTACCTTCCGTGATATTTCACCTCTTATGGCTGATGGGAATGCTTATAGCTACGCAGTGCGTGAAATTGTACAATATGCGACTGATAAAAAAATTGATATGATTGTAGGACCTGAAGCACGTGGATTTATCGTTGGATGTCCCGTGGCTGTAGAGCTTGGAATCGGTTTTGCCCCAGTTCGTAAACCTGGTAAACTTCCTCGCGAAGTAATCAGTGCTGACTACGAAAAAGAGTACGGTGTGGATACTTTAACAATGCACAAGGATGCAATCAAGCCTGGCCAACGTGTTCTAATCGTTGATGACCTGCTTGCTACTGGTGGTACTGTTAAGGCTACAATCGAGATGATTGAATCTCTTGGTGGAATCGTTGCAGGATGTGCCTTCCTAATTGAACTTGACGACCTTAAGGGACGTGATGCAATTGGAGACTACGACTACAAGGTTCTCATGCACTATTAA
- a CDS encoding Cof-type HAD-IIB family hydrolase, whose product MNKKLIAIDLDGTTLKSDNTISDYTKDVFKRVQDAGHDIVIATGRPYRMAIDIYRELELTTPMINFNGSMTIKPNDKNWKYKKESQIEKGIVHSILENQKSFQLDFLATEYRKKFFVNSFEAVTPELFGIEKFYPYHKLEISKLTNNPNALLLQTTAEDKEEVAREINDFYDNQISVAAWGGPNSILEIVPKGISKASGLKHLLEVYNTDKKDLMAFGDEQNDVEMFKLAGDSYAMKNANPLLLEYARNQTEWTNNEDGVARTLEKILL is encoded by the coding sequence ATGAATAAAAAATTAATCGCCATCGACTTAGATGGTACCACCTTAAAATCTGATAATACCATTAGCGACTATACCAAGGATGTTTTTAAAAGAGTCCAAGATGCAGGACATGACATCGTTATTGCTACGGGACGCCCCTACAGGATGGCAATCGATATCTATAGGGAGCTTGAACTTACAACTCCCATGATTAACTTCAATGGATCAATGACCATCAAACCTAATGATAAAAACTGGAAGTACAAGAAGGAAAGCCAGATTGAAAAAGGTATCGTCCACAGCATCCTTGAAAATCAAAAGAGCTTCCAGCTGGATTTTTTAGCGACTGAATACCGTAAAAAATTCTTTGTCAACAGCTTTGAAGCAGTAACACCTGAACTTTTTGGGATTGAAAAATTCTATCCCTACCACAAGCTAGAAATAAGCAAGCTTACCAACAATCCCAATGCCCTTCTTTTACAAACAACAGCTGAGGACAAGGAGGAGGTAGCCCGTGAAATCAATGATTTTTATGACAACCAAATCAGCGTGGCTGCCTGGGGTGGACCCAATTCCATCCTTGAGATTGTTCCCAAGGGAATTAGCAAGGCAAGTGGTCTTAAGCACCTTCTTGAGGTCTATAATACAGATAAAAAAGACCTTATGGCCTTTGGTGATGAGCAAAATGATGTTGAAATGTTCAAGCTGGCAGGAGATAGCTATGCCATGAAGAATGCCAATCCCCTCCTCTTAGAATACGCTAGAAATCAGACGGAGTGGACCAATAATGAGGACGGTGTAGCTCGAACTCTTGAAAAAATTCTTTTATAA
- a CDS encoding NCS2 family permease, translating into MLEKFFKLKENGTTVGTEVMAGMTTFFAMSYILFVNPSVLGQTGMPTQAVFLATIIASVIGTLIMGLYANLPYAQAPGMGLNAFFTFTVVSALGYSWQQALAMVFICGLVNIIITVTRIRKAIMKAIPISLQHAIGGGIGIFIAYVGIKNAGLLQFLSDPGTYTVLGKGADEGKASIISNSGIVPELVKFNNPAVLLALAGIVITMFFVLKNIKGGVLLSILVTTVLAIVTGVVKVDLSTLLKENNIGVAFKELGTTFGAAFGHEGMGSLFSDSSKIPQVLMTILAFSLSDTFDTLGTFIGTGRKTGIFSEEDEKALEEGSGVSSKMDRALISDAVATSIGAVFGTSNTTTYVESAAGIGAGGRTGLTAVVVAILFMVSSLFSPILAIVPTQATAPVLIIVGMMMLSSFTDIDWTDLDEAIPAFFTSVFMGLAYSISYGIAAGFIMFTLIKIIRGKFSEIHPIVWIVVALFIANFGILAIM; encoded by the coding sequence ATGTTAGAAAAATTTTTCAAGCTAAAAGAAAATGGTACCACTGTTGGTACTGAAGTTATGGCTGGGATGACAACCTTCTTTGCCATGAGTTATATCCTCTTTGTTAACCCTAGCGTTCTAGGGCAAACAGGCATGCCGACCCAGGCAGTATTCTTAGCAACAATTATTGCAAGTGTCATTGGGACCTTAATCATGGGTCTTTATGCCAACCTACCTTACGCTCAAGCACCAGGAATGGGACTTAATGCCTTCTTTACCTTTACCGTTGTTTCAGCCCTAGGCTACAGCTGGCAACAAGCCCTAGCCATGGTTTTCATCTGTGGACTGGTAAATATTATAATCACAGTAACCCGTATCCGTAAGGCCATCATGAAAGCTATCCCAATCAGCCTCCAACATGCCATTGGTGGTGGTATCGGAATCTTCATTGCCTATGTTGGGATTAAAAATGCAGGCCTTCTGCAATTTTTAAGTGACCCAGGTACCTATACAGTTCTTGGTAAAGGAGCTGACGAGGGTAAGGCAAGTATTATCTCAAACAGCGGAATTGTGCCTGAACTTGTTAAATTCAATAATCCAGCGGTTCTTCTAGCTCTAGCTGGTATTGTTATCACCATGTTCTTTGTCCTAAAAAATATCAAGGGAGGAGTTCTTCTTTCAATCCTTGTAACGACAGTTCTTGCTATTGTAACAGGAGTTGTTAAAGTTGATCTATCAACCCTGCTTAAGGAAAACAACATTGGTGTAGCCTTTAAGGAACTTGGTACAACCTTTGGTGCAGCCTTTGGGCATGAGGGAATGGGTTCACTTTTCTCTGACAGCTCAAAAATTCCTCAGGTCTTGATGACAATTCTTGCTTTCAGTCTATCTGATACCTTTGATACCCTTGGAACCTTTATTGGTACAGGACGCAAAACTGGTATCTTCTCTGAAGAGGATGAAAAAGCCCTTGAAGAAGGAAGTGGTGTTTCATCTAAGATGGACCGTGCCCTTATCTCTGATGCTGTAGCAACATCAATTGGTGCAGTATTTGGTACTTCAAATACAACTACCTACGTGGAATCAGCAGCTGGTATTGGTGCTGGTGGACGTACAGGTCTTACAGCTGTAGTTGTTGCCATCTTATTCATGGTATCAAGCCTTTTCTCACCAATCCTTGCCATTGTACCTACCCAAGCAACAGCACCTGTTTTAATCATTGTTGGGATGATGATGCTCTCAAGCTTTACTGACATTGACTGGACAGACCTTGATGAGGCCATTCCTGCCTTCTTCACAAGTGTTTTCATGGGTCTAGCCTACAGCATCTCATACGGGATTGCAGCAGGATTCATCATGTTCACCCTTATTAAAATTATCCGTGGTAAATTCTCTGAAATCCATCCAATTGTTTGGATTGTTGTAGCACTATTCATTGCTAACTTCGGAATTCTTGCCATCATGTAG
- the pepT gene encoding peptidase T, which yields MKYEKLLDRFISYVKVHTRSDETSQTTPSTKSQVEFAQVLLEEMKEVGLKDVHYLESNGYVVGTLPANTDKKSRKIGFIAHMDTADFNAEDVKPQIIEDYDLSVIDLGDSGFKLDPKEFPNLNNYEGQTLITTDGTTLLGADDKSGIAEIMTAIDYLVKHPEVKHGEIRVGFGPDEEIGIGANKFDVADFDVDFAYTIDGGPLGELQYETFNAAGAKVHFQGKNVHPGTAKNQMVNALQLAIDFHNALPKGARPELTEGREGFFHLADMSGAPEEATSVYIIRDHDRKTFENMKQEMLDLAEKMNEVYETPRVSVELSDQYYNMAEIIEQDMSIIELAQRAMENLGIKPLIEAVRGGTDGSKISFMGIPTPNIFAGGENMHGRFEFVSLETMEQAVATIVEIAKLNAE from the coding sequence ATGAAATATGAAAAGTTATTAGACCGTTTTATCTCTTATGTAAAAGTTCATACTCGCTCAGATGAGACTAGTCAAACAACCCCAAGCACTAAAAGCCAGGTCGAATTTGCCCAGGTCCTTTTAGAAGAAATGAAGGAGGTTGGTCTAAAGGATGTTCATTATTTGGAAAGTAATGGTTACGTTGTAGGGACCCTCCCAGCAAACACGGACAAGAAAAGCCGAAAGATTGGCTTTATCGCCCACATGGATACAGCTGACTTCAATGCAGAAGATGTTAAGCCTCAGATTATTGAAGACTATGACTTGAGCGTGATTGACCTTGGTGATAGCGGCTTTAAACTTGATCCAAAGGAGTTTCCAAACCTAAATAATTATGAGGGTCAAACGCTGATTACAACTGATGGAACTACTCTTTTAGGGGCTGACGATAAGAGTGGGATTGCTGAGATTATGACAGCAATTGACTATTTGGTTAAGCATCCTGAGGTAAAACACGGGGAGATTCGCGTTGGTTTTGGTCCAGATGAAGAGATTGGGATTGGGGCTAATAAATTTGATGTGGCTGATTTTGATGTTGATTTTGCATATACCATTGACGGGGGACCTCTTGGAGAACTCCAATATGAAACCTTCAATGCTGCAGGAGCAAAGGTTCACTTCCAAGGTAAAAATGTCCACCCAGGAACTGCCAAAAATCAAATGGTTAATGCCCTTCAGCTGGCCATTGACTTTCACAATGCCCTACCAAAAGGAGCTCGTCCTGAACTTACAGAAGGGCGTGAAGGTTTCTTCCACCTAGCAGATATGTCTGGTGCACCCGAGGAAGCAACTAGCGTCTACATCATCCGTGATCACGACCGTAAAACTTTTGAAAATATGAAGCAAGAGATGCTTGATCTGGCTGAGAAGATGAATGAAGTCTATGAGACACCTCGTGTTTCTGTTGAGCTAAGTGACCAGTACTACAATATGGCTGAAATCATTGAACAAGATATGTCAATTATTGAGCTGGCTCAAAGGGCCATGGAAAATCTTGGAATTAAGCCTTTGATTGAAGCAGTCCGCGGCGGAACTGATGGCAGTAAAATCTCCTTCATGGGAATTCCAACACCAAATATCTTTGCTGGTGGGGAAAACATGCATGGGCGTTTTGAATTTGTTAGTCTTGAAACCATGGAGCAAGCAGTTGCGACCATCGTTGAGATTGCAAAATTAAATGCTGAATAA
- a CDS encoding ferredoxin, with protein sequence MKIKILPDKCIACGLCHSLAPTIFDYHDNGIVKFYESEADLIDLQKGSEESEAKAAIKECPTHAIIRP encoded by the coding sequence ATGAAAATTAAAATACTACCCGATAAGTGCATAGCTTGTGGCCTCTGCCACAGCCTAGCTCCTACCATTTTTGACTACCATGATAATGGCATTGTTAAATTTTATGAAAGCGAGGCAGACCTTATTGACCTGCAAAAAGGGTCTGAAGAAAGCGAGGCTAAAGCAGCCATCAAAGAATGCCCAACTCATGCAATCATTAGGCCTTAG
- the nth gene encoding endonuclease III — MARPIGKRKFREVMDIIAQMYPEAHGELVADTPFQLLIATILSAQATDKGVNKATPALFAKYPDAKSLAAADVSDVEALIKTIGLYRTKAKNIVAASKKLIADFGGEIPLDKKKLESLPGVGRKTANVVLGDAFGVPGIAVDTHVERISKRLPIIKQSASVLEVEKKLMEFLPEDEWVVDHHRLIFFGRYHCTARKPKCLNCPVYPYCAYGKKELNEQG; from the coding sequence ATGGCAAGACCAATCGGCAAGAGAAAATTTCGTGAAGTGATGGACATCATCGCTCAAATGTATCCCGAGGCTCACGGGGAACTCGTAGCAGATACTCCCTTTCAACTTTTAATTGCAACCATCCTATCAGCCCAGGCAACAGATAAGGGAGTTAACAAGGCGACACCAGCTCTCTTTGCTAAATACCCTGACGCCAAATCCCTTGCAGCAGCTGATGTTTCTGATGTTGAAGCCTTGATTAAAACAATTGGTCTTTACAGGACCAAGGCCAAGAATATTGTCGCTGCCTCTAAAAAATTAATAGCCGACTTTGGCGGGGAAATTCCTCTTGATAAAAAGAAGCTTGAAAGCCTGCCTGGCGTTGGAAGAAAGACTGCAAATGTCGTTTTAGGTGATGCTTTTGGTGTTCCTGGCATTGCTGTTGATACCCACGTGGAGCGGATTTCAAAGAGACTGCCCATTATCAAGCAGTCGGCTAGTGTTCTTGAAGTTGAAAAAAAACTAATGGAATTTTTACCTGAAGATGAGTGGGTCGTTGACCACCACAGGCTAATCTTCTTTGGAAGATACCACTGTACAGCAAGAAAGCCCAAGTGCTTGAATTGCCCTGTTTACCCTTATTGTGCTTACGGAAAGAAAGAATTAAATGAACAAGGATAG
- a CDS encoding Nif3-like dinuclear metal center hexameric protein: MIASDFFKAYESFCPQELSMKDDACGLQVGSLDGDLKRVLVTLDIREETVQEAIDLKVDCILAKHAIIFRPLTSLNAKNLQEKMILDLVRAGISVYVSHTNIDIVDGGLNDYFCELLGIKNTTYLAETSENHGIGRIGDIEAESLSSFIERAKKAFDLETIRLVSYKRDPSTRIRRVAICGGSGGSFYKDALKKGADLYITGDVYYHTGQDMLSQGLLALDPGHYIEKAFIPLVAKKLSELTRGVEIFESKVLTNPFIDL; this comes from the coding sequence ATGATAGCTAGCGATTTTTTTAAGGCCTATGAGAGCTTCTGCCCTCAGGAGCTTTCCATGAAAGATGATGCCTGTGGCCTTCAAGTGGGAAGTCTTGATGGTGATCTTAAAAGGGTTCTTGTAACTTTAGATATTAGAGAAGAGACCGTCCAGGAGGCCATTGATCTTAAGGTTGACTGTATTTTAGCTAAACATGCCATAATTTTTAGACCCCTGACAAGCCTTAATGCTAAAAATCTTCAAGAAAAAATGATTTTAGATCTTGTCAGGGCTGGAATTTCTGTCTATGTAAGCCATACTAATATTGACATTGTGGATGGTGGTTTAAATGACTATTTTTGTGAGCTTTTAGGCATTAAAAATACTACTTATTTGGCTGAAACCTCAGAAAATCATGGTATTGGTCGGATTGGTGATATTGAGGCAGAAAGTCTTAGCTCCTTCATCGAAAGAGCTAAAAAAGCCTTTGACCTTGAGACTATCCGCCTGGTTTCTTATAAAAGAGACCCATCAACAAGGATAAGAAGGGTTGCTATCTGTGGAGGTAGTGGGGGTAGCTTTTATAAGGATGCCCTTAAAAAGGGAGCAGACCTTTACATTACAGGCGACGTCTACTATCATACAGGCCAAGACATGCTGAGTCAGGGGCTTTTGGCCCTAGATCCAGGTCACTACATTGAAAAAGCCTTTATTCCCTTAGTAGCCAAGAAGCTAAGTGAGCTTACAAGAGGGGTTGAGATTTTTGAAAGTAAGGTCTTGACCAATCCTTTTATTGACCTTTAA
- a CDS encoding LysM peptidoglycan-binding domain-containing protein, protein MADNKEPWNKKVYQNDKEERGQRGGKGAKTGSKKTASTRFLTFLVIGLFMIIGIIIATLLWSNQVTDNSKISNSFYTSDSSELVASSQQAPSTTVESSQAPAEEPQASSTAESQATPSSAQPAESTDTEVTSSSSEVASGNTTEVVAGEGINQIAARTGVPASQIAAANGMTVDSWFAYPGQVIKLK, encoded by the coding sequence ATGGCTGACAACAAAGAACCATGGAACAAAAAAGTGTATCAAAATGACAAGGAAGAAAGGGGACAAAGAGGAGGAAAGGGAGCAAAAACTGGCTCAAAGAAAACAGCAAGTACTAGATTCCTTACCTTCTTGGTAATTGGTCTCTTTATGATTATTGGGATAATCATTGCAACTCTTTTATGGAGTAATCAGGTAACTGATAACTCAAAAATTTCAAATTCCTTCTATACCAGTGACTCAAGTGAATTGGTCGCAAGCTCACAACAGGCACCATCAACGACAGTTGAGTCAAGTCAAGCTCCTGCAGAAGAGCCTCAAGCTTCAAGCACAGCTGAAAGTCAAGCCACACCAAGCTCAGCCCAACCAGCAGAATCGACTGATACTGAGGTGACCTCAAGCTCAAGTGAAGTCGCAAGTGGCAATACAACAGAGGTTGTAGCTGGTGAAGGGATTAACCAGATTGCAGCCCGTACAGGTGTACCAGCAAGTCAAATTGCTGCTGCAAACGGGATGACAGTGGATAGTTGGTTTGCCTACCCAGGTCAAGTAATCAAGCTTAAATAG
- a CDS encoding DUF402 domain-containing protein, which translates to MKALREGDFITIQSYKHDGSLHRTWRDTMVLKTNENSIIGVNDHTLVTEADERRWVTREPAIVYFHKKYWFNIIAMIRDNGVSYYCNLASPYTLDDEALKYIDYDLDIKVFPDGEKRLLDVEEYERHKKQMGYSPQIDYVLKENVKILVDWIKNERGPFSEEYIKIWYDRYNQLRQ; encoded by the coding sequence ATGAAAGCTCTACGAGAGGGCGACTTTATTACGATTCAAAGCTATAAACATGACGGAAGCTTGCATCGTACTTGGCGTGATACGATGGTGCTAAAAACAAATGAAAATTCTATAATCGGAGTTAACGATCATACCCTTGTTACTGAGGCTGATGAAAGACGATGGGTTACCCGTGAGCCTGCTATCGTCTACTTTCACAAGAAATATTGGTTTAATATCATCGCCATGATTCGTGACAATGGTGTTTCCTACTACTGCAATCTAGCCAGTCCCTATACTCTGGATGATGAAGCCCTAAAGTATATTGACTACGACTTAGATATAAAGGTATTTCCTGATGGCGAAAAGCGTCTCCTTGATGTTGAGGAGTATGAACGCCATAAAAAACAAATGGGGTATTCCCCTCAAATTGACTATGTTCTTAAGGAAAATGTCAAGATTTTAGTTGATTGGATAAAAAATGAGCGTGGTCCCTTCTCTGAAGAATACATTAAAATTTGGTACGATCGCTACAACCAATTAAGGCAGTAA
- a CDS encoding EbsA protein codes for MIKIFGKLRYHWQPELSLLIIYWSLAFIPVFLSMALLYEDTTSAEPSLLFFLAFLILIVAGLHRYFEIVDGKDELLIFSSIPGLPKRIRITSISKIAVSKHRIKIYCGRWPSGRVFYMRKWTKKYFLDALVSNPFFKGEAYLIGDARDYFTAYKDEEARIAKKKGPKA; via the coding sequence ATGATAAAAATTTTTGGAAAATTAAGGTACCACTGGCAACCTGAACTAAGCCTTTTAATTATCTACTGGAGCCTGGCCTTTATCCCAGTCTTTTTGAGTATGGCCCTCCTCTATGAGGATACGACAAGTGCTGAGCCTTCCCTCTTATTTTTCCTGGCCTTTTTGATTTTGATTGTAGCAGGCCTTCATAGGTATTTTGAGATTGTGGATGGTAAGGATGAGCTCTTGATTTTTTCAAGCATTCCTGGTCTGCCTAAGAGGATTAGGATTACGAGCATTTCAAAGATTGCAGTCTCTAAGCACCGGATAAAAATATATTGTGGTCGTTGGCCCAGCGGGCGAGTTTTCTACATGAGAAAGTGGACCAAAAAATATTTTTTAGATGCCTTGGTTTCTAATCCATTTTTTAAGGGTGAAGCTTACTTAATTGGGGATGCTCGGGATTATTTTACGGCTTATAAGGATGAAGAGGCAAGAATTGCCAAAAAAAAAGGCCCTAAGGCCTAA
- a CDS encoding DnaD domain protein produces MSYFNKYRAGHIVLPYELLSNFHQLFANELDFAVWLFFYENAEIAPSVIAKALGKKTSEVNCAIKNLQEGGCLKVAIFETGGVIDSMFDASFAFQKLDQILAASQKEEVEPENLSEKIELSAENSGKKASQGKSDDTSLKDLLQNFESEIGSITPFQAEEIRRWLVEDGYDAGIIKLALREAVLNRKTSLNYIRAILRNWRSEGIKTEGDIGRKQEARALEASKQNNQKLAPGMPIPINQWKKDD; encoded by the coding sequence ATGTCATATTTCAATAAGTACCGGGCTGGACATATCGTCCTCCCCTATGAGCTCTTAAGTAATTTTCACCAGCTGTTTGCAAATGAATTAGACTTTGCTGTCTGGCTGTTTTTCTATGAAAACGCTGAGATTGCCCCAAGCGTTATCGCAAAGGCCCTTGGTAAAAAAACCTCAGAGGTAAACTGTGCCATTAAAAATCTCCAAGAAGGAGGTTGTTTGAAGGTTGCTATCTTTGAAACTGGAGGTGTCATTGACAGCATGTTTGATGCAAGCTTTGCCTTCCAAAAACTCGACCAAATTTTGGCGGCCAGTCAAAAGGAAGAGGTCGAGCCTGAAAATCTTTCAGAAAAAATAGAGCTTTCAGCTGAAAATTCAGGAAAAAAAGCTAGTCAAGGCAAGTCTGATGACACAAGCCTTAAGGACCTCCTGCAAAATTTTGAAAGTGAGATTGGCTCAATTACCCCCTTTCAGGCAGAAGAAATAAGAAGGTGGTTGGTTGAAGATGGCTATGACGCTGGAATTATCAAGCTGGCCCTCAGGGAGGCCGTCTTAAATAGGAAGACCAGCCTGAATTATATCAGGGCCATTCTTCGAAACTGGCGAAGTGAGGGCATTAAAACAGAAGGGGACATCGGGCGAAAGCAGGAGGCAAGAGCACTTGAAGCAAGCAAGCAAAATAATCAAAAGCTGGCTCCAGGCATGCCCATTCCCATTAATCAGTGGAAAAAAGATGATTAA
- the cmk gene encoding (d)CMP kinase: MRDIRIAIDGPASSGKSTVAKIIGRKLGLIYLDTGAMYRAATYLALNNQTEDVDQIIRLLEENPISFGSDGSDQQLVYLGEVDVTDAIRQKDVTASVSKIAAMPEIRKYLVEAQRFIASHGGIVMDGRDIGTVVLPDSELKIFLVASVDERAERRHKQNLEMGIPSDLESLKIEISERDYKDSTRKTSPLVQAEDAIYLDTTGMSIDDVVNFIEVKARKLTA, translated from the coding sequence ATGAGAGATATACGAATTGCCATTGATGGCCCTGCCTCAAGTGGTAAAAGCACTGTCGCAAAGATTATTGGCCGCAAGCTTGGTCTGATTTACCTAGATACAGGAGCCATGTACAGGGCTGCCACCTATCTAGCCTTAAATAATCAGACAGAAGATGTCGATCAAATCATCCGCCTGCTAGAAGAAAATCCCATAAGTTTTGGAAGTGATGGCTCTGACCAGCAGCTGGTTTATTTGGGTGAGGTCGATGTGACTGATGCCATCAGGCAAAAAGATGTTACAGCATCTGTCTCAAAAATTGCGGCCATGCCAGAAATTCGCAAGTACCTGGTTGAAGCCCAAAGGTTTATTGCCAGCCACGGAGGGATTGTCATGGATGGTCGTGACATTGGGACCGTTGTTCTACCTGATTCTGAGCTTAAAATCTTTTTGGTGGCAAGTGTTGATGAAAGGGCAGAGCGTCGTCACAAGCAAAACCTTGAGATGGGGATTCCATCAGACCTTGAAAGCTTGAAAATTGAGATATCTGAGCGTGACTACAAGGATAGTACCAGAAAAACTTCACCACTTGTTCAAGCAGAAGATGCCATCTACCTGGATACAACGGGTATGTCAATTGACGATGTGGTAAACTTTATCGAAGTTAAGGCTCGCAAGCTTACAGCTTAA
- a CDS encoding tRNA (adenine(22)-N(1))-methyltransferase TrmK gives MNKDRLSYRLQVVGDFVPQDAHLLDVGSDHAYLPINLIKRGKIKRALAGEVVEGPYESALNNVKKEGLSDQIEVRLANGLAAFDSQDEVTAISIAGMGGSLIAQILEGGKEKLSGVTKLVLQPNNSENNLRAWLVANDFTIEQEVILEENDKIYEVLVAGHGKSSLSPQEIKFGPYLLQEKSPIFKKKWLKELDKNQKILKNLKENSKDQDKLKIIEGQIKQLEELVR, from the coding sequence ATGAACAAGGATAGATTATCTTATAGATTACAAGTAGTGGGAGACTTTGTTCCCCAAGATGCCCACCTTTTGGATGTGGGAAGTGACCATGCCTACCTGCCCATTAACCTGATTAAAAGGGGTAAAATCAAGAGAGCCCTTGCAGGAGAGGTAGTAGAAGGTCCTTACGAGAGTGCCCTTAACAATGTTAAAAAAGAAGGCTTGAGTGATCAAATCGAGGTCAGACTGGCTAATGGACTTGCGGCCTTTGATTCTCAGGACGAAGTCACTGCCATAAGTATTGCTGGTATGGGGGGGAGCTTGATTGCTCAAATTCTTGAAGGCGGCAAAGAAAAGCTTTCAGGAGTTACAAAACTTGTCCTCCAGCCCAACAATAGCGAGAATAATCTTAGGGCCTGGCTTGTAGCCAATGATTTTACCATTGAACAGGAGGTAATCCTTGAAGAAAATGATAAAATCTATGAGGTTCTTGTAGCAGGTCACGGAAAATCTAGTCTAAGTCCTCAGGAAATCAAATTTGGTCCCTACTTGCTCCAGGAAAAATCGCCTATTTTCAAGAAAAAATGGTTGAAGGAACTTGACAAAAATCAAAAAATCTTAAAAAACCTTAAGGAAAATAGCAAGGACCAGGACAAGCTTAAAATAATTGAAGGTCAGATTAAGCAACTTGAGGAGCTTGTAAGATGA